A DNA window from Mycolicibacter hiberniae contains the following coding sequences:
- a CDS encoding TetR/AcrR family transcriptional regulator: MDAPPRDVAEPATGPPNRLQRRKLRTRAALIRAAQGFIAQGRLAVPVLEITQAADVGMGSFYNHFDSKEELFAAAVTDALDNIGALLDSYTEDIADPAEAFAANYRLTGRLFRQRPQETALLLANSGTLILSDRGLSPRALRDITAAVQQGRFTLSDPELGLAIAGGVLVGLGTLLSHRPDRDTEAAVDEATEHLLMTFGMSPEQAREICGKPLPDLSALRDSPALGAPL; the protein is encoded by the coding sequence ATGGATGCGCCCCCGCGCGACGTCGCCGAACCGGCGACCGGCCCTCCCAACAGACTCCAACGACGCAAGCTGCGTACCCGCGCCGCCCTGATCCGGGCAGCGCAGGGCTTCATCGCCCAAGGCCGGCTCGCGGTGCCCGTGCTCGAGATCACCCAGGCGGCCGACGTGGGCATGGGTTCCTTCTACAACCATTTCGACAGCAAGGAAGAACTCTTCGCCGCAGCGGTCACCGACGCCCTCGACAACATCGGGGCCCTGCTGGACAGCTACACCGAAGACATCGCCGACCCCGCCGAGGCGTTCGCGGCCAACTACCGCCTCACCGGTCGGCTGTTTCGCCAACGCCCCCAAGAGACCGCGCTGCTGCTGGCCAACAGCGGCACGCTGATCCTGTCCGACCGCGGCCTGTCGCCGCGCGCACTGCGCGATATCACCGCGGCTGTCCAGCAGGGACGCTTCACACTCTCCGATCCCGAACTGGGCCTGGCCATCGCCGGAGGGGTGCTGGTCGGACTGGGAACGCTGCTGAGTCACCGGCCCGACCGCGACACCGAAGCGGCCGTCGATGAGGCCACCGAGCATTTGCTGATGACCTTCGGCATGAGTCCCGAACAAGCCCGTGAGATCTGCGGCAAGCCGTTACCCGATCTGTCGGCGCTGCGCGATTCGCCGGCGCTCGGGGCCCCGCTCTAG
- a CDS encoding PE-PPE domain-containing protein, which translates to MKLTQALAPIALAGTVAGGVLATPVAQATHVDVALLSGTAFFVGPTTLSTPSPTFAQTAADLFLQPLGFDGGDDLDTCVVGAAVCDAPLRILSTPALIQQDHSSFVGAAEIVRAVHAELAANPDAYDAENPLWIFGWSQGATAGSIAMAQLAHDGVDPQALHFVFIGNPVGADGISPGAGGDGPLPDFLGTSLLSGVQTPNDLFATTSYTIPGDPVADNTSTSPLGLLYEHMMYLGLTPEQVANHTATADGLITDIDISSDFDQFGAWLNAWSHGLVDSSWWEGIFYSVVASFYSAFGNIEDFFGDWLGIDWGGVEQTLDFWFPVDA; encoded by the coding sequence GTGAAGCTCACCCAGGCCCTCGCGCCGATCGCACTCGCCGGCACGGTTGCCGGCGGGGTGCTCGCCACACCGGTCGCGCAGGCCACCCATGTCGACGTGGCCCTGCTCTCCGGTACCGCGTTCTTCGTCGGACCCACGACGCTGTCCACCCCCTCGCCCACGTTCGCCCAGACCGCAGCGGATCTGTTCTTGCAGCCGCTGGGTTTCGACGGCGGCGACGATCTGGACACCTGCGTCGTCGGCGCCGCGGTGTGCGACGCTCCGCTGCGCATCCTGTCCACCCCGGCGCTGATCCAGCAGGACCACAGCAGTTTCGTCGGGGCCGCCGAGATCGTCCGGGCGGTGCACGCCGAACTGGCCGCCAATCCCGACGCCTACGACGCCGAGAACCCGCTGTGGATCTTCGGCTGGTCGCAGGGCGCCACGGCCGGTTCGATCGCGATGGCCCAGCTGGCGCACGACGGCGTGGACCCGCAGGCGCTGCATTTCGTCTTCATCGGGAACCCGGTGGGCGCCGACGGTATATCGCCCGGTGCAGGCGGCGACGGGCCGCTCCCCGATTTCCTGGGCACCTCGCTGCTGTCCGGCGTGCAGACCCCGAACGACCTGTTCGCGACCACGTCCTACACCATCCCCGGCGACCCGGTCGCCGACAACACCTCGACCTCGCCGCTCGGCCTGCTCTACGAGCACATGATGTATCTGGGGCTCACCCCCGAGCAGGTGGCCAACCACACCGCCACCGCCGACGGCCTGATCACCGACATCGACATCTCGTCCGACTTCGACCAGTTCGGCGCCTGGCTCAACGCCTGGAGCCACGGCCTGGTGGACAGCAGCTGGTGGGAGGGCATCTTCTACTCCGTCGTGGCCTCGTTCTACAGCGCCTTCGGCAACATCGAGGACTTCTTCGGCGACTGGCTGGGCATCGATTGGGGTGGGGTGGAGCAGACGCTCGACTTCTGGTTCCCGGTGGACGCCTAA